AACAGAGCCGCAGGACGCAGGTTGGCGAACAGGGAAAGCTCTTTACGGATGCCGAGCAGACCTCTTTCAGGACGGATTGCGGGATCAATGGTATCCCATTTGGGGCCGCCCACAGCACCGAGCAGCACAGCATCGGACTCTTTGCAAGCCTTAACGGTTTCTTCGGGCAGCGGACCGCCTGTAGCATCAATGGCCGCGCCGCCGATGAGGGCTTCAGTGGTTTCGAATTTATGACCGAATTTTTCGCCGATTACGTTCAGGACTTTAACGCCCTGCTCCATGATTTCCGGCCCGATTCCGTCACCGGGCATTACGCATATTTTCATTTTAAAATTCCTATATGATGCGCTTCGCGCTTTTATTTTAAGATGCCTTCGGCGACCCTGCCGGGGGCCTTAAACCCTTTGAAAAGGGTTTAAGAATCCCAAACTTTTTTAGTAAGGCTTCGCCGTTTTTTATGATCAGACCGTGTTGAAATACAGCCTGTCTGGCACTAATAATTATCTATTTAGCGAGACGATCTTTTACGTATTCTACCAGTCCGCCGCAGTCGAGGATGCCCTTCATGAATGGGGGAACCGGAGCACAAGTGATGGTTTCACCTGTGGTTACGTTCTTGATTTCGCCTTTTTCGGCATCAACTTCGAGCTGATCGCCATCGCCGAGCTTTTCAAAATCATCACCGACTTCGAGGAGGATGAGGCCCATATTGAAACCGTTACGATAAAAAATACGGGCAAAACTCTTGGCAACTACGACCGGAATTCCGGCACCGAGCAGAGAAATGGGGGCATGTTCACGGGAAGAACCGCAACCGAAGTTCTCATCAGCGACCATGATATCGTTCTTCTTAACGCGCTTGATCCAGCCTTCTTCAAGACCTTCCATGCAGTTTGCGCCGAGTTCATCAGGATCGGTGGTAACCAGAAAACGGGCCGGAATAATCGCATCAGTATCGATATGCGCCCCGACTCTGTGTGCAGTACCTTTAATAGACATATGTAAATTCTCCTATTCTTAGAGTGCTTCGGGGTCAGTGATAATACCGGTGATTGCAGAAGCTGCTGCTACTGCGGGGCTGGAGAGGAAAACTTCACTCTCGAGACTGCCCATGCGGCCCTTGAAGTTACGGTTAGTGGTGGCGATTGCACGCTCACCGCCAGCAAGGATACCCATGTGACCGCCGAGGCAGGGACCGCAGGTTGCGGGTCCTACGATTGCGCCGGACTCCATGAAAGTTTCAATGAGACCTTCGCGCAGGGCCTGCTTCCAGATGTTCGGGGTTGCGGGCAGTACAATGAGACGCACGTTCTTGTCAGCCTTGCGGCCTTTGAGAACAGCTGCTGCTTCACGCAGGTCTTCGATACGACCGTTAGTGCAGGAACCGATGACCGCCTGATGGATCTGCATATCCTTTACTTCGTCAACGGGCTTGACGTTATCGGGCAGATGCGGGCAGGCAATCTGAGGCTTCATCCCGGTTACATTAATCTTGACCACACGCTCGTAGTTTGCGTCTGCATCGGCGCGCATTTCCACGTCTCCGGTGCGGCCTGCAGCCTTGCAGTATTCAAGGGTCTTGGCATCAACCGGGAAGAGGCCTACCTTACCGCCTGCTTCGATAGCCATGTTGGCGATGGTCATGCGGCCTTCGATGGAAAGATTGTCCACAACGGAACCACTGAATTCCAGAGCCTTGTACAGCGCGCCGGAAACACCGATGGTACCGATGAGGTTGAGGATGTAATCCTTGGCACCCATGTACTTTCCGGGAGTACCTTCAATTTCTACTTTGATGGTCGGCGGAACCTTGAACCATGTTTCACCGAGAGCCATACCGCCCGCGATATCGGTGGAACCCATTCCGGTGGCGAATGCGCCGAGACCACCGTAGGTACAGGTATGGGAGTCGGCACCGATTACGATATCGGCAGGACCGACAAGCCCCAGCTCGGGCAGCAGTGCGTGCTCAACGCCGACTTCGCCGCCCTCGTAGTAGTGGGTGATGTTCTTTTCGTGGGCGAATTCACGGACAACCTTGACCTGCTCTGCGGAATCAATGTCCTTGTTGGGGGTGAAGTGGTCACAGACAAGGGCTACTTTGTCCTTGTCGAAGACCTGATCCGCGCCCATGGCCTTGAAAGATTTAATGGCAAGCGGGGCGGTAATGTCGTTGGCCAGCACCATGGAAACATTACAACGGACGATCTGTCCCGGCTCTTTCACAGTTTCTTCGGTATGAGCCTGTAAAATTTTCTCAGCTAAGGTTTTACCCATTATTCTTCTCCTGTTTCATGCGTTCAACTCTGTTGATAGCGTTGACATAAGCTTTGGCACTGGCGACGATAATGTCTTCGTCAGAACCGCGCCCGATTGATTTAAAACCGTTGTCAGTAATATGAACCGTAACCGCACCCTGCGCATCAGTTCCACCGGTAACCGCGTTTACGGAATAAAGTTCCAATTTGGGATCGCGTCCGACCATCTTATTGATGGTGGAGAATACCGCGTTGATGGGACCGTCCCCGAAGCCCACTTCCTGCATGGTTTCCGGATTTTCCTTATCCTTGCTGAAGTCTTCCAGCACGATAGCTGCGTGCGGGGAAACCCCGGCAGTACCGGAAAATACGGAGAGTTCCTTTACCCGGTAAAGGTCGTGGATACGATATGCTTCTTCCAGAACGAGAGCTTCAACGTCCTCATCAAAAATTTCTTCTTTCTTGTCAGCCAATGCTTTAACTGCGGAGAAAACCCTTCCGATCTGCTCGTCATCCAGCTGATAGCCCATTTCGTTGAGCTTGCTGCCCAGAGCGTTACGACCAGAGTGTTTACCGATAACAATGGAAGTGCCCTTCTTACCGATGGATTCCGGGGTCATAATCTCGTAGGTCTGGCGATTCTTAAGCATGCCGTCCTGATGGATACCGGACTCATGGGCGAATGCGTTGGCACCGACAATTGCCTTATACGGTGAGATGGGCTGACCGATGGTGGTCGCCAATCTGCGGCAAGAGGGGAACAGCTCTTCGGTGAGGATGGAAGTCTCTACATCATAATAATCCTTGCGGGTATGCAGAGCCATGATCACTTCTTCCAAAGCTGCGTTACCGGCACGCTCACCGATACCGGAAAGGGTTACTTCCGCCTGACGGGCACCGGCCTTGATGGCGGCCAGGGTGTTGGCGCAGGCCAGACCGAGGTCGTTATGACAATGTACGCTGAAGATTGCCTTGTCACTGTTGGGCACTTCCTTGAGCAGGTACTCGATGAGTTTACCGAACTCGTCCGGCTGGGCGTAACCTACAGTATCAGGAATGTTAATGGTGGTTGCGCCTTCGGCAATGGCAACCTCTACAACCTGTGCGAGGAAATCCCAGCGGGAACGGGAAGCATCTTCAGCGGAAAATTCAACATTGGGAGTCAGGGATACCGCATGGCGCACAGCCTTGCGGGCCATTTCCAGAATTTCTTCCGGCTCCTTGTTGAACTTGTGCTTCATGTGGATATCGGAAGTAGCCACAAAGGTATGAATTCTGGGATTCTTAGCGTGCTTGACGGCATCAAAAGCGCGGTCAATGTCAGCTTTCAGTGCCCGGCACAGCCCTGCAACCTGAATGTCGCCGACAGATTTGGCGATTTCAGTTACCGCTTCGAAGTCACCCTGACTTGCTGCCGGGAATCCGGCTTCGATAATATCCACACCGAGCTTTTCCAGCTGGCGGGCCATGGTGATTTTCTCAGCCATGTTCATGGTTGCACCGGGGGACTGCTCGCCATCACGCAATGTAGTATCAAAAATGTAAACTTTATCAGACATTTATCTATCTCCTAAAAGAGGCTGCAAGAACAGAATATTTGCAGTTTATAATAAAAATTGGGAATAAAACAGTGAAACAGGTTAAGCTACTCGGTAATTTACCGTCCCCTAAAGAATTCTGGCACCTTATGAGCTAATCAGGATGTAGTTGTAGAACTACCTAGTGAAAAGCTTATGACAATTCTTTGGAGGACTTTCCTAGTAGCTTATTGCTTCTGCGGGATAGAATGAAAATAGTATAAATAGGACCGGATACAATGTATCCAATAAAGATCACAAAACCCAGAAACTTGGGCTGTGAAGCAACCATGGTAAAGAGCGCAATAACGGTAACCATGGAGCTGAAGGGATGAGCTTTGAACACACCGAATTCTTTGAAAGAATTATAGCGGACGGTACTCACCATCAGAAAAGCGAGGCAATATACAAGCACCAGAGTGAACATGGGCAGTACACTCTGTGCGAGATTTTCAGGAATATAAGGGGTGAACAGGATCAGGGTAGACAAGGTACAGCCTGCCGCAGGAATGGGCAAACCGATGAAATGAGCCTTGGAAGTAGTCCCTGACTGAACATTGAAGCGGGCGAGCCTGAGCACACCGCAGGCCATCAACAAGAAAGCCGCCAGCATACCCAGTCTTCCGAACTGGTGGAGTTGCCAGTGATAGACCATGAACGCAGGAGTAACACCAAAGGCAACCGCATCCGCCAGAGAATCAAGCTGAACGCCGAATTCACTGCTGGTTCCGGTCAACCTAGCCACCTTTCCGTCGAGACCGTCGAAGAGACAGCTCACCAGAATGGCGACAGCACTCATCTCGTACCGTCCTTCCACAACCCAGTTCATCGCGAGGAACCCGCAAAACAGGCTCGACACGGTGAGGAGGTTGGGCAGGATGTATACGCCCTTGTGCTTCGGTATTCTTTTTTCCTTTGCCATGAAAACTTCTTAAACCGATTCGAAAATAAATTCCAGTAGAATCGTATTAGATTTTTAACTTAAATTTAACCCTTCCGGGCTGAAATGTTCGAAAGGCAACATCTTAGTTACTGCTTTCTGGAATCAGGTAATACTCCCCTGCCCTGCAAAGGTCAACCCGTGAAATGTAAAATATTTATATAGCGGTATCAGAGACAAATGAGACTTCGAGCCGTGCAAAACTTAAATCACATAAATATTAACTGAATACTCACCCAGCACCAGACTAAATATATCCCGGCTCCATAAAGAAGACTTCCCGAGCATGGGAAGTACGGAGTTCGTTACAATGCTTTTCTTTCAGAAGCGAATACATGATGCGTAGCCTTCCATTACGGAAAACCAGATCATCGAACTCAAAGCCGAGCTTGGATGCAACGCGCATGGAACCTCGGTTTGCGGGATGAATGAGAGCTTTAATGTTCTTAAGTTCTGTTTCGCGATAAGCGTAATCAACAAATGCGGAAGCGGATTCGGTTGCCAGCCCGGCTCCCCAGTAATCCTTTTGAAATACCCAGCTGATACCGACTTTGCCATGCAGGGATTGCGCAAAATCTTCCAGCGGCTGCACCCCGCAATATCCGGTCAGCCCTCCGCCGCCTTTCATCTCCACTCCGAACAGGCAATAACCCTGCTGACAAAACAACTCTTCCTGCTTCTGAAGCAGAGAATCAATTTTGCCTTCGGACCAAGGCTCCTGCTTGAGAATATAGCGGTAAACATCCGGGTCTTTCATCATACCGGAAAGA
This genomic window from Desulfovibrio sp. JC010 contains:
- a CDS encoding 3-isopropylmalate dehydratase small subunit, whose amino-acid sequence is MSIKGTAHRVGAHIDTDAIIPARFLVTTDPDELGANCMEGLEEGWIKRVKKNDIMVADENFGCGSSREHAPISLLGAGIPVVVAKSFARIFYRNGFNMGLILLEVGDDFEKLGDGDQLEVDAEKGEIKNVTTGETITCAPVPPFMKGILDCGGLVEYVKDRLAK
- the leuC gene encoding 3-isopropylmalate dehydratase large subunit: MGKTLAEKILQAHTEETVKEPGQIVRCNVSMVLANDITAPLAIKSFKAMGADQVFDKDKVALVCDHFTPNKDIDSAEQVKVVREFAHEKNITHYYEGGEVGVEHALLPELGLVGPADIVIGADSHTCTYGGLGAFATGMGSTDIAGGMALGETWFKVPPTIKVEIEGTPGKYMGAKDYILNLIGTIGVSGALYKALEFSGSVVDNLSIEGRMTIANMAIEAGGKVGLFPVDAKTLEYCKAAGRTGDVEMRADADANYERVVKINVTGMKPQIACPHLPDNVKPVDEVKDMQIHQAVIGSCTNGRIEDLREAAAVLKGRKADKNVRLIVLPATPNIWKQALREGLIETFMESGAIVGPATCGPCLGGHMGILAGGERAIATTNRNFKGRMGSLESEVFLSSPAVAAASAITGIITDPEAL
- a CDS encoding 2-isopropylmalate synthase; this translates as MSDKVYIFDTTLRDGEQSPGATMNMAEKITMARQLEKLGVDIIEAGFPAASQGDFEAVTEIAKSVGDIQVAGLCRALKADIDRAFDAVKHAKNPRIHTFVATSDIHMKHKFNKEPEEILEMARKAVRHAVSLTPNVEFSAEDASRSRWDFLAQVVEVAIAEGATTINIPDTVGYAQPDEFGKLIEYLLKEVPNSDKAIFSVHCHNDLGLACANTLAAIKAGARQAEVTLSGIGERAGNAALEEVIMALHTRKDYYDVETSILTEELFPSCRRLATTIGQPISPYKAIVGANAFAHESGIHQDGMLKNRQTYEIMTPESIGKKGTSIVIGKHSGRNALGSKLNEMGYQLDDEQIGRVFSAVKALADKKEEIFDEDVEALVLEEAYRIHDLYRVKELSVFSGTAGVSPHAAIVLEDFSKDKENPETMQEVGFGDGPINAVFSTINKMVGRDPKLELYSVNAVTGGTDAQGAVTVHITDNGFKSIGRGSDEDIIVASAKAYVNAINRVERMKQEKNNG
- the pssA gene encoding CDP-diacylglycerol--serine O-phosphatidyltransferase, translated to MAKEKRIPKHKGVYILPNLLTVSSLFCGFLAMNWVVEGRYEMSAVAILVSCLFDGLDGKVARLTGTSSEFGVQLDSLADAVAFGVTPAFMVYHWQLHQFGRLGMLAAFLLMACGVLRLARFNVQSGTTSKAHFIGLPIPAAGCTLSTLILFTPYIPENLAQSVLPMFTLVLVYCLAFLMVSTVRYNSFKEFGVFKAHPFSSMVTVIALFTMVASQPKFLGFVIFIGYIVSGPIYTIFILSRRSNKLLGKSSKELS
- a CDS encoding GNAT family N-acetyltransferase; protein product: MYIETQRLILRPLKQSDAGFLSGMMKDPDVYRYILKQEPWSEGKIDSLLQKQEELFCQQGYCLFGVEMKGGGGLTGYCGVQPLEDFAQSLHGKVGISWVFQKDYWGAGLATESASAFVDYAYRETELKNIKALIHPANRGSMRVASKLGFEFDDLVFRNGRLRIMYSLLKEKHCNELRTSHAREVFFMEPGYI